The following are encoded together in the Diabrotica undecimpunctata isolate CICGRU chromosome 7, icDiaUnde3, whole genome shotgun sequence genome:
- the LOC140446412 gene encoding uncharacterized protein, with the protein MTQFCQEADFIVANTYYDLPPRRLYTWKFPADNQHNVIRNQIDFLLICKRYQNSIKSVKSYPGADVRSDHNPVVGRFKINLKKLVAKTKVERIQVSRLRDPSTKEQVTIKIKEELTKIEIIPTEDANWKWHMLKDALVRSCKTTLTPKLIKNKNEWMTDEILDLMEARRSYKTKDKTCIILYT; encoded by the coding sequence ATGACTCAATTCTGCCAAGAGGCCGATTTTATTGTCGCAAATACTTATTATGATCTGCCGCCCAGGAGACTCTATACATGGAAATTTCCAGCTGACAACCAACATAACGTcatcagaaaccaaattgacttcCTTCTCATCTGCAAACGATACCAAAATTCCATAAAATCAGTAAAATCATACCCCGGAGCTGATGTGAgatcagatcacaacccagttGTAGGAAGGTTTAAAATTAATCTAAAAAAGCTTGTGGCTAAAACTAAAGTAGAGAGGATACAAGTATCCCGTTTGAGAGATCCATCAACAAAAGAGCAAGtcacaataaaaattaaagaagagctcaccaaaatagaaattattcctACTGAAGATGCGAACTGGAAATGGCATATGTTAAAAGATGCTCTTGTACGCTCATGTAAGACAACACTAACACCTAAGCTGATCAAGAACAAAAATGAATGGATGACCGATGAGATTCTGGATCTCATGGAAGCAAGGAGATCTTATAAAACCAAAGACaaaacatgtataatattatacacatag